From the genome of Nitrosomonas sp., one region includes:
- a CDS encoding isoaspartyl peptidase/L-asparaginase: MTTENCPIRLVIHGGAGAIRRDRLKPERERMFIQILSQSLREGYAVLAAGGSSVDAVIAAIVVMEDSPVFNAGKGAVFSHEGHNELDASIMDGYTRMAGAVAAVKTIRNPIRAAHAVMTKSPHVLLIAQGAETFAAEQSLEIVDASFFYTQHRWDQLQKAIAKKQIVLDHDLVADSLTDNNEKHGTVGAVALDRYGNLAAGTSTGGLTNKRFGRVGDTPIIGAGTYADNQSIAVSATGTGEMFIRTAAAFNTAAQVKLQHKSIVTAADNTLAEISAIGGEGGLIVLDANGNTAMQFNTRGMYRGMISNDGIARVGIFADTELLVVS, from the coding sequence ATGACAACAGAAAATTGTCCAATCCGTCTGGTGATTCACGGAGGAGCCGGTGCAATCCGGCGCGACAGGCTGAAGCCGGAACGCGAGCGGATGTTCATACAGATACTGTCACAATCGCTGCGTGAGGGATATGCCGTACTTGCTGCTGGTGGAAGCAGTGTCGATGCCGTAATCGCCGCGATAGTGGTAATGGAAGATTCACCTGTTTTCAATGCAGGCAAGGGTGCGGTATTCAGTCATGAGGGACATAATGAACTCGATGCATCGATCATGGATGGTTACACGCGAATGGCTGGTGCGGTTGCTGCGGTCAAAACGATCCGTAACCCGATCCGTGCGGCGCATGCAGTAATGACGAAAAGTCCGCATGTGTTGCTAATCGCTCAGGGTGCGGAAACCTTCGCGGCTGAACAAAGCCTGGAGATTGTCGACGCATCGTTTTTTTACACGCAACACCGCTGGGATCAGTTACAAAAAGCCATTGCCAAGAAACAGATCGTACTCGACCATGATTTGGTAGCCGATTCCTTGACTGACAATAACGAAAAACATGGCACCGTAGGCGCTGTTGCACTTGATCGCTATGGCAATCTTGCCGCCGGTACATCGACGGGCGGCCTGACTAACAAACGCTTTGGCCGTGTTGGCGACACGCCCATTATCGGTGCCGGAACTTATGCAGATAATCAATCGATAGCTGTATCCGCAACCGGTACCGGCGAAATGTTCATCCGCACTGCGGCAGCATTCAATACAGCGGCACAGGTAAAGCTGCAACACAAATCGATTGTCACGGCTGCTGACAATACACTGGCGGAAATCTCGGCTATTGGCGGTGAAGGTGGATTAATCGTACTGGATGCAAACGGTAACACCGCCATGCAGTTTAATACCCGCGGCATGTATCGTGGGATGATCAGCAACGACGGGATTGCACGCGTTGGTATTTTTGCCGACACTGAATTGTTGGTTGTGTCCTGA
- a CDS encoding YceK/YidQ family lipoprotein, which produces MKSFKILVVAILSGAVIVLSTGCATYQTISVAKHGTSSPRVYSGTRLNIHTITGNRYAQKKFKIAPPKYPLLDLPASFALDTLILPMTASSVITQELGL; this is translated from the coding sequence ATGAAATCTTTCAAAATTCTTGTGGTCGCTATTCTTAGCGGTGCTGTTATTGTATTATCTACCGGTTGCGCAACCTATCAGACGATTTCTGTCGCCAAACATGGCACCTCGAGTCCGAGAGTTTACAGCGGTACCCGGCTTAACATTCACACGATAACGGGCAACCGCTATGCGCAAAAAAAGTTTAAGATTGCACCGCCCAAGTATCCGCTTCTCGATTTACCCGCAAGTTTTGCGCTTGACACATTAATTTTACCCATGACCGCATCATCGGTCATAACTCAGGAACTGGGCCTATAA